A stretch of DNA from Alicyclobacillus acidocaldarius subsp. acidocaldarius Tc-4-1:
CGCTCAGCAGGTGCTGAAGGCGTGAGACCTCACTTTCGTCACCCACGAACTGGATCTCCGTGCCCCGCACAATCACTTTCGCGGAAAACGACTGACTGAGCAGGTGCAAAAGCAAGTCGTTCGGCCCGAGTGCCTGCACCGCTTCTTCATTCGTCGGAAACACCCACTTCTTCGTCGCCGTCTGCTCAGCCAACGATGCACCATCCCCGTCCTTACGATTGCGCCGCGCCTTGGGACTTGGGCAAGCCTCCAATCTCCGGGATGGGGGCTTTCGCGCCGATGTCCTGCTGGACGCGCGTAAGTATGGTCGCGTATAGAGTACCACGCTCGAGACGCTCCTGTAAAATTGACTGGCCCAAAATGACCATGTCTCCGCCGGCGAGGGACCGGACGTCGGAAGCTGCCATGATGAGGGCCTCGTTCCGGGCCGCGGCAGCGTCCACGTGCCAAACCGAGGGCTTGACCTCGTAGAGCGTGGCGTGCACCCACTGCACGGGCAATCTCCATTTTCCCAAGTGCCAGTCGGTCTCGCGATCACGCTCGTACACCGCCGCAGGTGCTTCTTGAAATCCCCACACGCGCAGCCGCGCGCCACCCACTGCGAGGTACTCGCGCGAGACCGAAGCGCCGGTCAATCCTTGTGATGAAATTTGAAGCGGGATGGACACCTCGGACGTGTACCAAACCTCGGCGAACACGTGCCCGCTCGCGGGTACGCTGGGGCCGCGATCCGTCAACAGCCCCGAGATGAGCACCTGCCCGGGGTAGACGAGCTGATGAGGCTTGACCATCACGCGCCCCCGCGACGCCTGCACGTCGAGGATCACGCCCGGACGCGTGGCGACAATGTTACACGGCTGTTGACTTGCTTGGGGCACGCCCGGAATCTTCGGAATCCCGCGCACGACGGCGACCGAGCCCTTGATTTCCACACCCACCCACACGTAATTCGGCGCGCGAGCCACCATCCGTTCGGCGAGTTCGGCGGGCGGCGCGAGGTGCGACTTCCACTGGCCGACCTGAAGCCCTGCATCTGCCGCGGCCTGCCTCAACTCTGCCTCTTGGTCCTCGCCTTCCGCGCCCACAATCTCGACGCGCCACACGATGGACGACAGCGCGTAGAGCACGGCCACGAAGGCCACCGCTCCAACCGCAAACGCCTTCCGCTTTGCGAGGCGCCTCCACAGAAAGGGCACACCGTGGCGCTCGACGACGCAAAACCTCACGCCATAAGCCCGCCTCGACGCCATGAGGTGGCGAAGCGCGTCCGTACTCACGCGAAGCATCACGCCGTCCGCCTTGAAACGGACGTCCCGCACCACGACACCCTGACGCTGCAGTCGCGCGACGAGCTGTCCCGCGCCCGGCCCCGTCACCCAGAGCGTCGCGGATCCCTTCAAGAACCACTCTAGCCGGGAGTCGCTCATCGCAGGCCACCTCCGAAGCTCAGGCGGCGAACGCGCCCCACGGCGTGAATTTCCCGCTCCGTTACGAGCTTGATGACAAACGACTCGCCCTCGATCTCGACGACGCGATCGCCGAGATCGCAGGAGATGCGATCCGGCGAAATCTCGAGCAACGCCTTCGCGCCCTCGATGGTGACGTCGTCACCCACGATGGTTACGCGAGCCACGGATTCGACAGCGTCGGGCGGGAGGCGGAGCAGATCCCCCGCGCGCCGCTTGATTGAAGACGTCCATCCCGGCATGGCCGATTCCTCCCCCTGGATGACTATGCGAGACAGGCTCGCGTTAACACCCGTGGGGATGTGCCGGTGAAATGAACGGAGGAGCCGTCCTCAGCGAACGGCTCCTCGTATTTTCAGATCTTCATCAACCCTTCAGGCGAGCAGGCGCTCGACAATTTGCTGGACGCGCCGCCCATCTGCCCGCCCGCGCACCGCCGGCATCAGCTCGCGCATGACTTTGCCCATGTCGGCCTTTCCGGCAGCGCCGACCCGCGCCATCACGTCCTTGGCCAACTGTTCGATCTCGTCGTCACCGAGCTGGGCCGGCAGATAGGACTCGAGCACCGCGATCTCCTGCTCGGCCTGTTCGATGAGATCCGTCCGATTCGCATCCTGAAACGCCTGGAGGGAATCTCGGCGCTGCTTGATCTCCTTCTGAATGACGCCCAACACGTCTTCATCCGTCAGCGCTCGGCCCAATTCGATTTCGCGATTTTTGGCCGCCGATTTCACCATCCGGATGACCGAGAGCCGGACCTTGTCCTTGTCTCGCATCGCCTGTTTCAGGTCCTCATTCAGCTGATCAAGGATGGCCATGATGCTTCCTCCCGATTCGCCTCAGTAGCTGCGGCGGCGCTTGCGCTGGGCTGCCTGGGCCTTCTTCTTTCGCGCGACGCTCGGCTTTTCATAATGCTCGCGCTTGCGAACCTCCGCCAACACGCCATCGCGGGCCATCTGCTTCTTGAAGCGGCGCAGCGCGCTGTCGATGGACTCATTTTTGCGCAGACGGACTTCCGACATGAGATCCCCTCCCCCCGGACACATCAGTTGTGGCCATTATAGTACAGCAGGAAATGCTCGTCAAACACGAATGCGCCCGCGGTGGACGGCATAGGTTGTCCTAGAACGGGAGGGAGGCGTATGATCACCCACATCCTTGCGACGTGCCTATCCCTCGTCGCCTTCCTCGGTGGCTTACGCCTCATGCGGTCCGGCTTCGAGCGCATGGCCGAAGGGCGCCTGGCGCACCTCATTCGGATTGCGGCCTCGACGCCCACGCGCGGGATACTCACAGGGGCCGTGAGCACTGCGCTGCTTCAATCCTCGGGGGCGGTGACCGCCATCACGGTCGGACTGGTTGCGGCCGGAAGTCTGGACTTCGCGAGCGGCTTAGGACTCGTGCTAGGAGCCAACGTAGGCACCACCGTCACGCCGCAGTTGCTCAACCTGAATCTCTGGGGCATCGTGCTTCCCGCCCTCGCGGCGGGCCTCATGCTCTCCCTCTCCCCCAGACTCGAGCGCCGGCCGCTCGGCGAAGGTCTGGTGGGATTTGCCTGCCTGTTCATCGCCCTGCAGGCGCTCGCCGCCGCGCTCCATCCGCTCGCGACGGCGCCCTTCTTTCACGAGGCGCTGGCCACAGCCGGCCGCCACATCCTCTGGGCAGCCCTCGCGGGTTGCGCCCTGAGCGCGCTCGTCCAGTCGTCCACGGCCACCACGGTCATCGCCATGGCTCTGGTCGGCGGCCACATGATCCCCCTGGAAGGCGGCATTGCCATCTCACTTGGCGCCAACATCGGCACCTGTCTCACGTCCGTCATCGCGGCCATCGGCACACCGCGCGCCGCCCAGCGCATCGCGCTCGCCCACGTGCTCCTGAACAGCATGGGCGTCGCCGCGTTTCTCCCGGTCCTGCATCCGTTTGCGAGCGCGGTAGCGGCCCTGTCCTTTTCACCGAGCCAGGCGGTGGCGAACGCCAACACCGCGTTCAATATCCTCTGCACGCTTGCGGTCTGGCCTTTCACGCGCCCCTTCGCGCGGTTCCTTACCTGGATGCTGCCCGACGC
This window harbors:
- a CDS encoding YabP/YqfC family sporulation protein; this translates as MPGWTSSIKRRAGDLLRLPPDAVESVARVTIVGDDVTIEGAKALLEISPDRISCDLGDRVVEIEGESFVIKLVTEREIHAVGRVRRLSFGGGLR
- a CDS encoding GatB/YqeY domain-containing protein — encoded protein: MAILDQLNEDLKQAMRDKDKVRLSVIRMVKSAAKNREIELGRALTDEDVLGVIQKEIKQRRDSLQAFQDANRTDLIEQAEQEIAVLESYLPAQLGDDEIEQLAKDVMARVGAAGKADMGKVMRELMPAVRGRADGRRVQQIVERLLA
- a CDS encoding sporulation protein YqfD, whose protein sequence is MSDSRLEWFLKGSATLWVTGPGAGQLVARLQRQGVVVRDVRFKADGVMLRVSTDALRHLMASRRAYGVRFCVVERHGVPFLWRRLAKRKAFAVGAVAFVAVLYALSSIVWRVEIVGAEGEDQEAELRQAAADAGLQVGQWKSHLAPPAELAERMVARAPNYVWVGVEIKGSVAVVRGIPKIPGVPQASQQPCNIVATRPGVILDVQASRGRVMVKPHQLVYPGQVLISGLLTDRGPSVPASGHVFAEVWYTSEVSIPLQISSQGLTGASVSREYLAVGGARLRVWGFQEAPAAVYERDRETDWHLGKWRLPVQWVHATLYEVKPSVWHVDAAAARNEALIMAASDVRSLAGGDMVILGQSILQERLERGTLYATILTRVQQDIGAKAPIPEIGGLPKSQGAAQS
- a CDS encoding Na/Pi cotransporter family protein, whose protein sequence is MITHILATCLSLVAFLGGLRLMRSGFERMAEGRLAHLIRIAASTPTRGILTGAVSTALLQSSGAVTAITVGLVAAGSLDFASGLGLVLGANVGTTVTPQLLNLNLWGIVLPALAAGLMLSLSPRLERRPLGEGLVGFACLFIALQALAAALHPLATAPFFHEALATAGRHILWAALAGCALSALVQSSTATTVIAMALVGGHMIPLEGGIAISLGANIGTCLTSVIAAIGTPRAAQRIALAHVLLNSMGVAAFLPVLHPFASAVAALSFSPSQAVANANTAFNILCTLAVWPFTRPFARFLTWMLPDARTT
- the rpsU gene encoding 30S ribosomal protein S21, translated to MSEVRLRKNESIDSALRRFKKQMARDGVLAEVRKREHYEKPSVARKKKAQAAQRKRRRSY